Proteins from a single region of Nomascus leucogenys isolate Asia chromosome 2, Asia_NLE_v1, whole genome shotgun sequence:
- the ZNF19 gene encoding zinc finger protein 19 isoform X2, protein MVTFEDVAVHFTKTEWTGLSPAQRALYRSVMLENFGNLTALGYPVPKPALISLLEGGDMDWGLEAQDDPPAERTKNVCKDVETNIDSESTLIQGISEERDGMMSHGQLKSVPQRTDFPETCNVEKHQDIPTVKNIRGKVPRIPCARKPFICEECGKSFSYFSYYARHQRIHTGEKPFECSECGKAFNGNSSLIRHQRIHTGEKPYQCKECGRAFNDNANLIRHQRIHSGDRPYYCTDCGNSFTSSSEFVIHQRIHTGEKPYECNECGKAFVGNSPLLRHQKIHTGEKPYECNECGKSFGRTSHLSQHRRIHTGEKPYSCKVCGQAFNFHTKLTRHQRIHSEEKPFDCVDCGKAFSAQEQLKRHLRIHTQESSYVCDECGKAFTSKRNLHQHQRIHTGEKPYECSKYERAFGTSSQLGHLEHVHSGEKPVLDICRFGLPEFFTPFYW, encoded by the exons ATGGTGACCTTTGAGGATGTGGCTGTGCACTTCACCAAGACAGAATGGACTGGCCTTTCTCCTGCCCAGAGGGCCCTGTACAGAAGTGTGATGTTGGAGAATTTTGGGAACCTGACTGCTTTGG gGTACCCAGTTCCCAAACCTGCACTGATCTCACTTTTGGAGGGAGGGGACATGGATTGGGGCCTGGAAGCACAGGATGATCCCCCAGCAGAGAGGACGAAAAACGTCTGTAAAG ATGTTGAGACCAACATTGACAGTGAGTCCACATTAATCCAGGGAATTTCTGAAGAAAGAGATGGGATGATGTCACATGGTCAGCTGAAGAGTGTCCCTCAGAGAACTGACTTCCCAGAAACATGTAATGTGGAAAAGCACCAGGACATCCCCACAGTGAAAAATATCCGAGGAAAGGTTCCAAGAATTCCCTGTGCAAGGAAACCTTTCATATGTGAGGAGTGTGGGAAATCCTTCAGCTACTTTTCTTACTATGCTAGACACCAGAGAATCCACACTGGGGAGAAACCCTTTGAGTGTAGcgaatgtggaaaagcctttaaTGGCAATTCTTCGTTAATTCGGCACCAGAggattcacactggagagaaaccctatcaGTGTAAGGAGTGTGGGCGAGCCTTTAATGATAATGCAAATCTGATCAGGCATCAGAGAATCCACAGTGGGGACAGACCCTATTACTGTACAGACTGTGGGAATAGTTTTACCAGTAGTTCCGAGTTTGTTATACATCAGAGAATCCACACTGGGGAGAAACCCTATgagtgtaatgagtgtggcaaagCTTTTGTTGGTAATTCACCCCTACTTCGGCATCAGAAaatccacactggagagaaaccctatgaatgtaatgagtgtggcaaaAGCTTTGGAAGGACTTCCCATCTAAGCCAACATCGGCGTATTCACACGGGGGAAAAGCCTTATTCTTGTAAAGTATGTGGACAAGCCTTCAATTTTCATACAAAACTAACTCGGCACCAGAGAATTCACAGTGAGGAGAAACCCTTTGACTGTGTAGATTGTGGAAAAGCCTTCAGTGCTCAGGAACAATTAAAAAGGCATCTGAGAATTCATACTCAGGAGTCTTCCTATGTATGTGATGAGTGTGGAAAAGCCTTCACTAGCAAAAGAAATCTTCATCAGCATCAAAGAatccatactggagagaaaccctatgagtgtAGCAAGTATGAGAGGGCCTTTGGGACTTCTTCCCAGCTAGGTCACCTTGAGCATGTCCACTCTGGAGAGAAGCCTGTGCTGGACATTTGTCGTTTTGGCCTCCCGGAATTTTTTACCCCCTTTTACTGGTAG
- the ZNF19 gene encoding zinc finger protein 19 isoform X1: MAAMPLKARYQEMVTFEDVAVHFTKTEWTGLSPAQRALYRSVMLENFGNLTALGYPVPKPALISLLEGGDMDWGLEAQDDPPAERTKNVCKDVETNIDSESTLIQGISEERDGMMSHGQLKSVPQRTDFPETCNVEKHQDIPTVKNIRGKVPRIPCARKPFICEECGKSFSYFSYYARHQRIHTGEKPFECSECGKAFNGNSSLIRHQRIHTGEKPYQCKECGRAFNDNANLIRHQRIHSGDRPYYCTDCGNSFTSSSEFVIHQRIHTGEKPYECNECGKAFVGNSPLLRHQKIHTGEKPYECNECGKSFGRTSHLSQHRRIHTGEKPYSCKVCGQAFNFHTKLTRHQRIHSEEKPFDCVDCGKAFSAQEQLKRHLRIHTQESSYVCDECGKAFTSKRNLHQHQRIHTGEKPYECSKYERAFGTSSQLGHLEHVHSGEKPVLDICRFGLPEFFTPFYW; the protein is encoded by the exons GAGATGGTGACCTTTGAGGATGTGGCTGTGCACTTCACCAAGACAGAATGGACTGGCCTTTCTCCTGCCCAGAGGGCCCTGTACAGAAGTGTGATGTTGGAGAATTTTGGGAACCTGACTGCTTTGG gGTACCCAGTTCCCAAACCTGCACTGATCTCACTTTTGGAGGGAGGGGACATGGATTGGGGCCTGGAAGCACAGGATGATCCCCCAGCAGAGAGGACGAAAAACGTCTGTAAAG ATGTTGAGACCAACATTGACAGTGAGTCCACATTAATCCAGGGAATTTCTGAAGAAAGAGATGGGATGATGTCACATGGTCAGCTGAAGAGTGTCCCTCAGAGAACTGACTTCCCAGAAACATGTAATGTGGAAAAGCACCAGGACATCCCCACAGTGAAAAATATCCGAGGAAAGGTTCCAAGAATTCCCTGTGCAAGGAAACCTTTCATATGTGAGGAGTGTGGGAAATCCTTCAGCTACTTTTCTTACTATGCTAGACACCAGAGAATCCACACTGGGGAGAAACCCTTTGAGTGTAGcgaatgtggaaaagcctttaaTGGCAATTCTTCGTTAATTCGGCACCAGAggattcacactggagagaaaccctatcaGTGTAAGGAGTGTGGGCGAGCCTTTAATGATAATGCAAATCTGATCAGGCATCAGAGAATCCACAGTGGGGACAGACCCTATTACTGTACAGACTGTGGGAATAGTTTTACCAGTAGTTCCGAGTTTGTTATACATCAGAGAATCCACACTGGGGAGAAACCCTATgagtgtaatgagtgtggcaaagCTTTTGTTGGTAATTCACCCCTACTTCGGCATCAGAAaatccacactggagagaaaccctatgaatgtaatgagtgtggcaaaAGCTTTGGAAGGACTTCCCATCTAAGCCAACATCGGCGTATTCACACGGGGGAAAAGCCTTATTCTTGTAAAGTATGTGGACAAGCCTTCAATTTTCATACAAAACTAACTCGGCACCAGAGAATTCACAGTGAGGAGAAACCCTTTGACTGTGTAGATTGTGGAAAAGCCTTCAGTGCTCAGGAACAATTAAAAAGGCATCTGAGAATTCATACTCAGGAGTCTTCCTATGTATGTGATGAGTGTGGAAAAGCCTTCACTAGCAAAAGAAATCTTCATCAGCATCAAAGAatccatactggagagaaaccctatgagtgtAGCAAGTATGAGAGGGCCTTTGGGACTTCTTCCCAGCTAGGTCACCTTGAGCATGTCCACTCTGGAGAGAAGCCTGTGCTGGACATTTGTCGTTTTGGCCTCCCGGAATTTTTTACCCCCTTTTACTGGTAG